The following coding sequences are from one candidate division KSB1 bacterium window:
- a CDS encoding BamA/TamA family outer membrane protein, protein MKFIRLFSLLCLVALAAADAPAQYFGKNKVQYTNFKWQYLQSEHFNIYFTEGGQRIAEFAAEVAEQSYRSLKKDFRYELTDRITIIVHNSHNDFGQTNVDLSPPDEAVGGFTEFFKNRIVVPYDGEWERLRHVVHHELTHAVMLQMVYGSGVQSIITGLTRLQLPLWLIEGLAEYESRGWDFESDMYMRDAAINGYLPEIEMLSGFLAYKGGQSVLLFISDRYGGQKIGELLGKIKVSKSVDRGLKQALGVDAKDLSKRWHKWVKELYWPDIGSHREPEDIAKRLTDHKKDRNFVNTSPALSPKGDKIAFLSDRSDYFDVYLMSAVDGQILAKLVSGQKTANLEELHWLKGPNISWSPDGEQIVFGSKAGEGDVLHIVNVKQRKIVRTLRFPLDGAFNPSWSPDGSQIAFTGTYHGQGDIYTVDLQTEQLRKLTDDLFSDVEPSWSPDGTKLVFASDRGPFVDPTLAGDLRPHELAYKNFDIYELNLTDNSITRLTTTDFVERTPVYSPDGKRIAFTSDRTGITNLYLKDLATGEEWAITDVLTGVFQPSWRGDGTRLAFTAFYNGGYDLYLLSNPLEIAPHSITPAKTALFTRVMERQEKERERRESERTRLVDLRPSLGERENKYRNFVFDEKFADAIIESEPEFKKVVLDSAEIRTETGAYRVHDYQVKFSPDIIYGTAEYSQYFGVQGTTQLALSDVLGNHRINIYTNLFYDFRNSDYMVTYFYLPRRLDIGVGGYHNAYFFFSYDLGIIRDRNYGLSTYLSLPLSRYRRVDFSAGFVGIDRDYLDFSEEDQAFLEEIGYLPNTRRRFVLLGLSWVDDTSLWGITGPVNGRRSAVGLMGSPGLFGKHGAEFLTARLDWRRYYKVGKEYNFVVRVAAGASGGKQPQQFFVGGVENWINREFAGGYVRVNNIEDIYFASFEMPFRGGSYYELAGNSFLLTNLEFRFPLIRYFLMGWPLPIGFEDIRGALFVDVAGARYRGERFVAFTRSPSGFYKLEDLKMAFGFGMRANIGFLVLQFDVGWPTDLYATSSSPRYYWSLGAEF, encoded by the coding sequence ATGAAATTCATCCGCCTGTTTTCGCTCCTTTGCCTCGTAGCGCTGGCGGCTGCAGATGCCCCGGCGCAATACTTTGGCAAGAACAAGGTGCAGTACACCAACTTCAAATGGCAATACCTGCAGTCGGAACACTTTAACATTTATTTCACCGAAGGGGGGCAGCGCATCGCCGAGTTCGCGGCTGAAGTGGCCGAACAAAGTTACCGCTCCCTCAAGAAGGACTTTCGCTACGAGCTCACCGACCGCATCACCATCATTGTGCACAACTCGCACAATGACTTCGGTCAGACGAATGTCGACCTGTCTCCCCCAGACGAGGCAGTGGGGGGCTTTACCGAGTTTTTTAAGAACCGCATTGTGGTGCCGTACGACGGAGAGTGGGAGAGACTGCGCCATGTGGTGCACCATGAGCTGACGCACGCAGTGATGTTGCAAATGGTCTACGGCAGCGGTGTTCAATCCATCATCACCGGCCTCACTCGGCTGCAGTTGCCGCTTTGGCTGATTGAGGGCTTGGCCGAGTACGAGAGTCGGGGATGGGACTTTGAATCTGACATGTACATGCGCGACGCGGCCATCAATGGATATCTGCCTGAGATCGAGATGCTCAGCGGGTTTCTTGCTTACAAGGGGGGGCAGTCAGTCCTCCTCTTCATCAGCGACAGGTATGGGGGGCAAAAGATCGGCGAGCTCCTGGGCAAGATCAAGGTCAGCAAGAGCGTAGACCGGGGTTTGAAGCAGGCATTGGGTGTCGATGCCAAAGACCTATCGAAGCGGTGGCATAAATGGGTAAAGGAGCTTTATTGGCCTGATATCGGCTCGCATCGCGAGCCAGAGGACATTGCCAAGCGTCTCACCGACCATAAGAAGGATCGCAATTTTGTCAACACAAGCCCCGCCCTCAGTCCGAAGGGAGACAAGATTGCCTTCTTGTCCGACCGTTCCGACTACTTCGACGTCTACTTGATGAGCGCGGTGGATGGGCAGATCCTGGCCAAACTGGTGAGTGGGCAGAAGACGGCTAACCTCGAGGAGCTGCATTGGCTGAAGGGGCCCAATATCAGCTGGTCGCCGGACGGCGAACAGATTGTGTTCGGGTCCAAAGCTGGGGAAGGGGATGTGTTGCACATCGTGAACGTAAAGCAGCGGAAGATTGTGCGCACTTTGCGCTTCCCCCTCGATGGTGCCTTCAACCCAAGTTGGAGCCCGGACGGTAGCCAGATCGCCTTCACCGGCACCTACCATGGCCAGGGTGATATCTACACCGTCGACCTCCAGACCGAACAGCTGCGCAAGCTCACCGACGACCTGTTCAGCGACGTGGAACCATCCTGGTCGCCGGATGGGACCAAGCTGGTATTCGCGAGCGATCGTGGTCCTTTTGTAGACCCAACATTGGCCGGCGACCTGCGTCCCCACGAGTTAGCCTACAAGAATTTTGATATCTATGAGCTCAACTTAACCGACAATTCCATCACCAGGCTGACCACGACGGATTTCGTGGAGCGCACCCCGGTCTATTCTCCAGACGGCAAGCGTATCGCCTTCACCAGCGACCGCACTGGCATCACCAACCTGTACCTCAAGGACCTCGCTACCGGCGAGGAGTGGGCGATCACCGACGTGTTGACTGGCGTTTTCCAGCCCAGCTGGAGGGGGGACGGCACGCGACTGGCTTTCACGGCTTTCTACAATGGCGGCTATGACCTCTATCTGCTGAGCAATCCGCTGGAAATTGCACCTCATTCCATCACGCCGGCGAAGACGGCTCTTTTTACCAGGGTGATGGAGCGGCAGGAAAAGGAAAGGGAAAGGCGCGAAAGTGAGCGTACGCGCCTGGTCGACCTGCGCCCCAGTCTCGGGGAACGCGAGAACAAGTACAGGAACTTTGTCTTTGACGAGAAATTCGCGGACGCCATTATCGAGTCCGAACCAGAGTTCAAGAAGGTAGTTTTGGACTCTGCCGAAATCAGGACCGAAACCGGTGCTTATCGCGTGCACGACTACCAGGTGAAGTTTTCGCCGGACATAATCTACGGAACAGCCGAGTACAGCCAATACTTCGGCGTGCAGGGCACCACGCAGCTTGCGCTCTCTGACGTGCTTGGCAATCACCGCATCAACATCTACACCAATCTGTTCTATGATTTCCGTAACTCTGACTACATGGTCACCTATTTCTACTTGCCTCGCAGGCTGGATATCGGTGTGGGCGGTTATCACAATGCCTACTTTTTCTTTTCCTACGACCTCGGCATCATCCGAGACCGAAACTATGGGCTGAGCACTTACCTGAGCCTGCCCCTTTCGCGGTACCGCCGGGTTGACTTCAGCGCCGGCTTTGTGGGCATCGACCGTGACTATTTGGATTTCTCCGAGGAAGATCAGGCGTTCCTCGAGGAGATCGGGTACCTGCCCAATACCAGACGGCGCTTTGTGCTGTTAGGCCTGTCCTGGGTTGACGACACCTCTTTGTGGGGGATCACAGGCCCGGTGAACGGACGTCGGAGCGCTGTGGGCCTAATGGGGAGCCCAGGCCTTTTCGGCAAGCACGGCGCGGAGTTTCTCACCGCGCGCCTGGACTGGCGTCGGTACTACAAAGTGGGTAAGGAATACAACTTTGTTGTGCGGGTCGCCGCAGGGGCAAGTGGCGGCAAGCAACCGCAGCAATTCTTTGTCGGCGGCGTGGAGAACTGGATTAACCGCGAGTTTGCTGGTGGCTATGTACGGGTCAACAACATCGAGGATATCTACTTCGCCTCCTTTGAGATGCCTTTCCGCGGAGGGAGCTACTACGAACTCGCAGGGAACTCCTTCTTGCTCACCAACCTGGAGTTCAGGTTTCCTCTCATTCGTTATTTCCTCATGGGTTGGCCGCTCCCTATCGGTTTTGAGGACATCCGCGGCGCGCTGTTTGTGGACGTGGCGGGGGCCCGATATCGGGGCGAGCGATTCGTCGCATTCACGCGTTCGCCCAGCGGCTTCTACAAGCTGGAGGACTTGAAAATGGCCTTCGGCTTCGGCATGCGGGCCAACATCGGGTTCTTGGTGCTGCAATTCGACGTGGGTTGGCCCACGGACCTTTATGCCACGTCTTCCAGTCCGCGCTACTATTGGTCTCTTGGCGCCGAATTCTGA
- a CDS encoding bifunctional homocysteine S-methyltransferase/methylenetetrahydrofolate reductase, with amino-acid sequence MGQDFLTRLEQGVLVCDGAMGTMLYARGIYLNRCFDELNLSQPELVSEIHREYVSAGAQIIETNTFGANRFKLAPHGFDHLVGQINRAGAELARNVARDEVFVAGAIGPLGVRLEPYGTVTPAEAEAAFREQAQALLDGDVDLILLETFADLNEIVVALRAVRALTDRPVVAQMTFGDDARTLLGALPEKVASRLMEEGADVVGANCSVGPQPMLEVVQRMHQAGAPRISAQPNAGMPRLVEGRYIYLSSPEYHAEFARRFIAAGARIVGGCCGTTPAHIRAVVNAVRAAIPRHPSVGVSQRVEKAPEAEAKPPEEKSALGRKLGKKFVISVEVLAPRGSDPTEVLHSVARLRDLGIDTVNIPDGPRASARMCPMALAKIIHDQVGVEPLLHYTCRDRNLLGIQSDLLGAHALGIRNILAITGDPPKLGDYPSATAVFDVDSIGLTRIIAGLNRGADIAGNQIGSCTSFLIGVGVNPAAPDLERELERFRQKIEAGAEFALTQPVFDDELFADFLERISDCRIPLLLGIMPLMSFRMVEFLNNEVPGVHVCAAVAERMRHAKSKEEAREVGILTAQETLRRFRDRVQGIYLMPPFGKERTEVAAQVLEALAS; translated from the coding sequence GTGGGGCAAGATTTCCTGACACGGCTTGAGCAGGGGGTGTTGGTCTGTGACGGTGCCATGGGCACCATGCTCTATGCCCGCGGCATCTACCTCAACCGGTGTTTCGATGAGCTGAATCTGAGCCAACCGGAGCTTGTGAGCGAGATTCACCGGGAGTATGTGAGTGCGGGGGCACAGATCATTGAGACCAACACCTTTGGGGCTAATCGTTTCAAGCTCGCGCCGCATGGATTCGACCATCTGGTGGGCCAGATCAACCGCGCCGGCGCCGAGCTGGCGCGCAACGTGGCCAGGGATGAGGTCTTTGTGGCCGGTGCAATAGGTCCGCTCGGTGTGAGACTGGAGCCCTATGGCACCGTTACCCCTGCTGAGGCAGAGGCGGCTTTTCGGGAGCAGGCACAGGCCCTGCTGGACGGAGATGTGGACCTCATTCTGTTGGAAACGTTTGCCGACCTCAATGAGATCGTGGTGGCGCTGCGTGCGGTGCGAGCCTTGACCGACAGGCCAGTGGTGGCGCAGATGACCTTTGGCGACGACGCCCGCACGTTGCTGGGTGCGTTGCCGGAAAAGGTGGCGTCGCGGCTCATGGAGGAGGGGGCAGATGTGGTGGGTGCCAACTGCTCGGTGGGGCCGCAGCCGATGTTGGAGGTGGTGCAGCGCATGCACCAGGCCGGAGCGCCCCGCATTTCTGCCCAACCCAATGCCGGAATGCCCCGCCTGGTGGAGGGCAGATACATCTACCTGTCGTCGCCAGAGTACCACGCTGAGTTTGCGCGCCGGTTCATTGCCGCCGGGGCGCGCATCGTGGGTGGGTGTTGCGGCACCACCCCCGCGCACATTCGCGCAGTGGTCAACGCCGTGCGTGCGGCGATTCCGCGCCATCCCAGCGTAGGCGTTTCCCAAAGGGTGGAAAAGGCGCCGGAAGCCGAGGCCAAGCCACCCGAGGAAAAATCGGCCCTTGGGCGGAAGCTGGGCAAGAAGTTTGTGATCTCAGTGGAGGTGCTGGCTCCACGGGGCAGCGACCCCACAGAGGTCCTGCACAGCGTGGCTCGCTTGCGCGACCTGGGCATTGACACAGTCAATATTCCGGACGGGCCGCGTGCCTCCGCGCGGATGTGCCCCATGGCCCTGGCAAAGATTATTCATGACCAAGTGGGGGTTGAGCCCCTCCTGCACTACACCTGTCGTGATCGGAATCTATTGGGCATTCAATCGGACCTCTTGGGCGCGCACGCCTTGGGCATCCGCAACATTCTGGCCATCACCGGCGACCCACCCAAGCTGGGCGATTACCCAAGTGCGACCGCGGTGTTCGATGTGGACTCTATCGGTCTGACGCGCATCATCGCCGGGCTTAACCGTGGTGCCGATATTGCTGGCAATCAAATTGGCTCCTGCACCTCATTCCTCATTGGAGTAGGCGTCAACCCCGCGGCGCCGGATTTGGAACGGGAATTGGAGCGTTTTAGGCAAAAAATTGAGGCCGGTGCCGAATTTGCCCTTACCCAACCGGTCTTCGACGATGAGCTCTTCGCGGACTTCTTGGAGCGGATTAGCGACTGCCGCATCCCCCTGTTGCTGGGTATCATGCCGCTGATGAGCTTTCGCATGGTGGAGTTTCTCAACAACGAGGTGCCAGGAGTTCATGTGTGCGCGGCGGTCGCTGAACGCATGCGGCACGCCAAGAGCAAGGAGGAGGCGCGCGAGGTGGGAATCCTCACGGCGCAGGAGACCTTGCGCCGTTTTCGTGACCGCGTGCAAGGCATTTACCTGATGCCGCCTTTTGGCAAGGAGCGCACTGAGGTGGCCGCCCAGGTGCTGGAGGCCCTTGCCTCCTAG
- a CDS encoding GWxTD domain-containing protein, whose product MTLRNAVRPWIIGAAVALVAFGGCLQVSRAQVEMPPPERFRPGGEPMFGGALFAYDLFNFASSDSSKSRLDVYVSFANDVLQFVKLEPDSFVASYEVHVLVYDRKRNLLASRTRTGKVVVRSFAETNSWTAVTTEWVQFDLEPQRYQVSIGLTDLDTRKTLERRRDVELRDFTRTRVHLSDIVFADTLKMVDERLVYLRPNLLRTFSSPKSQFKAYCEVYPPARADSIEVRYEVLDNRQQSVFREQMTLEASKEVVPLTMNLRGMVQQPGRYELVVEARGRGGRATAKARFVVQWGTLSVRETNIDLAIEQLRYVARKKDIDAMLAATPSEREMLFEDFWRRRDPTPGTERNELREEFFRRVDFANRQFTVLTSEQDGWQTDRGRIYIIYGPPTDVEREPTQLDNPAYEIWYYRHLNRRFVFADRTGTGDYQLVRSE is encoded by the coding sequence ATGACGTTGCGCAACGCAGTAAGGCCGTGGATAATTGGCGCCGCAGTAGCGCTTGTTGCGTTCGGGGGATGCCTGCAGGTAAGCAGAGCTCAAGTGGAAATGCCGCCACCGGAACGGTTCAGGCCTGGCGGCGAGCCCATGTTCGGCGGCGCGCTATTCGCTTACGACCTGTTTAACTTTGCATCAAGCGACTCTTCCAAGAGCCGGCTCGACGTCTACGTTTCCTTTGCGAATGACGTGCTGCAGTTTGTAAAGCTCGAGCCCGACTCATTCGTGGCCAGCTACGAGGTCCACGTGTTAGTGTATGATCGCAAGAGGAATCTGCTTGCTTCTCGCACGAGAACGGGCAAGGTAGTAGTGCGCTCATTTGCCGAGACAAATTCTTGGACTGCCGTTACCACGGAATGGGTGCAGTTCGATCTGGAGCCCCAGCGCTACCAGGTGAGTATCGGCCTCACCGATCTGGACACGCGCAAGACCCTGGAGCGGAGGCGGGATGTGGAACTGCGCGATTTCACCCGCACGAGGGTTCACCTCAGCGACATTGTGTTTGCGGACACGCTCAAGATGGTGGATGAACGCCTCGTGTACCTGCGACCTAATCTTCTGCGCACTTTCAGTTCCCCCAAATCCCAATTCAAAGCCTATTGCGAGGTTTATCCCCCTGCTCGTGCTGATTCGATAGAAGTCCGGTACGAGGTCCTTGACAACCGGCAGCAAAGCGTGTTCCGGGAGCAGATGACCCTGGAGGCCAGCAAAGAGGTTGTCCCCTTGACGATGAATCTGCGGGGCATGGTGCAGCAGCCGGGGAGGTACGAGCTGGTGGTAGAGGCGCGCGGCAGAGGGGGACGAGCAACCGCCAAAGCGCGGTTTGTGGTGCAGTGGGGTACGCTCAGCGTGCGAGAGACCAATATCGACCTTGCCATTGAGCAATTGCGGTACGTGGCGCGGAAGAAGGACATCGACGCCATGTTGGCTGCCACGCCAAGCGAACGCGAAATGCTTTTTGAGGATTTTTGGCGACGACGTGACCCTACCCCTGGCACGGAGCGGAACGAGCTGCGCGAGGAATTCTTCCGCCGGGTGGACTTTGCCAACCGTCAGTTCACGGTCTTGACCAGCGAGCAAGACGGGTGGCAGACAGACCGCGGGCGCATCTACATCATCTACGGTCCCCCGACCGACGTGGAAAGAGAGCCAACTCAGCTCGATAATCCGGCCTACGAAATCTGGTACTATCGCCATCTCAACCGGCGCTTCGTGTTTGCGGATCGTACTGGGACAGGTGACTATCAACTGGTACGCTCCGAATAG